One part of the Hydrogenobacter sp. T-2 genome encodes these proteins:
- the dxs gene encoding 1-deoxy-D-xylulose-5-phosphate synthase: MLERYELLREYGGPIDLKRYDYKELERLAEEVRDYLIEVTAKNGGHVAPGLGAVELTIALLRVFEPPKDVIIWDIGHQAYPWKILTDRKELFPTLRQYGGISGFLRREESPFDAFGAGHSSTSISAALGFRKAFDLLGEQDRYVVAVIGDGAMTAGMAFEALNNAGHLRPNRFIVILNDNEMSISPNVGAISTYLSKILSGHFVQETRQKVKHLLEHLGSPALRVMKLTEEFLKGLLSPGVLFEELGFNYIGPVNGHDLPALERTLENIKHIEGPVLLHVYTKKGKGYKPAENDPVTWHGVAPYKRESGEFIKKPSPPNWTSVFGKAIVELAEQDPNIVVITPAMKEGSGLVEFSQRFPERFFDVGIAEQHACTFAGGLAAGGLKPVACYYSTFLQRAYDQVIHDIALQNLHVVFAIDRGGLVGDDGPTHHGVFDLSYLRCIPNMVVSAPKDEQELRDLLYTALHHNGPFAIRYPRGPAYGVPTEGFHLIKVGSWELLKEGKDGVILGVGYTVYQALKASEELLREGIDFAVVNARFVKPMDEELLERLANTYDFFITVEDNVLMGGFGSGVLEWLAKRGYTKRVLTLGIPDRFIEHGNQNLLRNLVGIDAEGIKKKVLEFVKGRLLESGR; this comes from the coding sequence ATGTTAGAAAGGTATGAACTTTTAAGGGAATACGGCGGTCCTATAGACCTAAAGAGGTATGACTATAAAGAGCTTGAAAGGCTTGCGGAAGAGGTAAGAGACTATCTTATAGAGGTTACCGCAAAAAATGGAGGTCATGTGGCACCGGGGCTTGGTGCTGTAGAGTTAACCATAGCACTTTTAAGGGTCTTTGAACCACCCAAGGATGTTATAATCTGGGACATAGGGCATCAGGCATATCCCTGGAAGATACTCACAGACAGAAAGGAGCTTTTCCCAACCCTTAGGCAATACGGAGGCATATCGGGTTTTCTAAGAAGGGAAGAAAGTCCCTTTGACGCCTTTGGTGCAGGGCATAGCTCCACTTCCATATCCGCTGCGCTTGGCTTTAGGAAAGCCTTTGACCTCTTGGGTGAGCAAGACCGTTATGTGGTGGCGGTGATCGGTGATGGTGCAATGACCGCAGGCATGGCTTTTGAAGCACTAAACAACGCAGGACATCTAAGACCCAACAGGTTTATAGTTATCCTCAACGACAACGAAATGTCCATCTCTCCTAACGTAGGTGCCATATCCACATACCTTAGCAAAATACTAAGCGGACACTTCGTGCAGGAGACAAGACAGAAGGTAAAGCATCTTCTTGAGCATTTGGGAAGTCCTGCACTTAGAGTGATGAAGCTTACAGAGGAGTTTCTAAAGGGTCTTTTATCTCCTGGAGTCCTCTTTGAGGAGCTTGGCTTTAACTATATAGGTCCAGTAAACGGACATGACCTACCTGCCCTAGAGAGAACCCTTGAGAACATAAAGCATATAGAAGGACCCGTCCTCTTGCACGTGTATACCAAAAAAGGCAAAGGCTACAAGCCAGCAGAAAACGACCCAGTTACTTGGCACGGTGTTGCACCCTACAAAAGAGAGTCTGGCGAGTTTATCAAAAAGCCTTCACCACCCAACTGGACTTCCGTCTTTGGAAAAGCCATAGTGGAGCTGGCGGAACAAGACCCGAACATAGTGGTGATAACACCTGCCATGAAGGAAGGCTCTGGTCTTGTGGAGTTTAGCCAAAGGTTTCCCGAAAGGTTTTTTGATGTGGGTATTGCGGAACAGCATGCCTGCACCTTTGCGGGTGGTCTTGCGGCAGGAGGTCTCAAACCTGTAGCTTGCTACTATTCTACCTTTCTCCAAAGGGCATACGACCAAGTTATACACGACATAGCACTTCAAAACTTGCATGTGGTTTTTGCCATAGACAGGGGCGGTCTTGTGGGTGATGATGGACCAACACATCACGGAGTTTTTGACCTTTCATACCTTAGGTGCATTCCTAATATGGTGGTGTCCGCACCAAAGGATGAGCAAGAGCTAAGAGACCTACTATATACCGCCCTGCACCACAATGGACCCTTTGCCATAAGGTATCCAAGAGGTCCAGCCTACGGCGTGCCTACGGAGGGTTTTCATCTCATAAAGGTGGGAAGTTGGGAGCTTCTAAAAGAGGGTAAGGATGGTGTGATATTGGGAGTGGGCTATACGGTTTATCAAGCTCTCAAGGCTTCGGAGGAGCTTCTAAGAGAGGGTATTGACTTTGCGGTGGTAAACGCAAGGTTTGTAAAGCCTATGGATGAGGAGCTTTTGGAAAGGTTGGCAAACACCTATGACTTCTTTATAACGGTGGAGGACAACGTGCTTATGGGAGGCTTTGGCTCTGGAGTGCTTGAGTGGTTGGCAAAGAGGGGCTACACCAAGAGGGTTCTCACCTTAGGCATTCCCGACAGGTTCATAGAGCATGGAAACCAAAACCTGCTTAGAAACTTGGTGGGCATAGATGCAGAAGGCATAAAGAAGAAAGTTTTGGAGTTCGTAAAGGGAAGGCTTTTAGAAAGTGGGCGTTGA
- the rgy gene encoding reverse gyrase, with translation MIASSFKNLCPNCGGDISAERLELGLPCEKCMPSYGELCDSLVREGELKRLCHVEEELSSWEAHFESFLRSKPWSLQVSWAKRVFLGNSFGLLAPTGVGKTSFGLSMASYFAKKGKGSYVILPTKLLVEQVVQRLLNFGLKEEDILYFSEESKKQKELRKKRLLEGDFKVLVSTSMFLYKNHETIPKGFDFIFVDDVDSFLKTAKNIDKLLFLLGFEQEDIDLAMKLIRLKGVRNKKEEDWEGIKELSEKVKELSKKRRGVLVVSSATSNPRSNRIKLFRELLGFEVGTPTFYLRNVVDLYEDIETKPIEEWIRLLGKGGLLFVSSDRKKEFVDELVSYLQERGIRAVSYEKMDEEVLRDYEEGKIDLLVGIASYRNPLARGIDLPHVIRYALFYGVPKIVISLKFEKNLSHILWALMSLRGLIAKRMPNRLKEVDKWLESLRRYQYLSEDFLKDKPELVEKIDKLREDVSGFLLEEEVLELIQASEEITLRKTEEGYQIIVSDATGYLQASGRTSRMFAGGISKGISLVLVDDKRAFRHLIRKVKWFNEEIEFKAFREEEVKGLIKEVDTDREKIRKFLAGEEKPESKELLKPVLIVVESPNKAKTIANFFGKAVKRRVGDHELMETSAEDRYIMITASLGHVLDLNKEEGFHGVYMDGKPVPVYEAIEGKERIIESLRRMAMEAQEVLIATDPDTEGEKIGWDIALLLRAYNSNIRRMEFHEVTKKAIRKAIRESRDFDLNLVKAQILRRVADRWVGFEFSKLLQKAFGKQWLSAGRVQTPVLGWIIQREREYRQKVYKIVVPLDDGGRLRVDWSFESKEEAHTFYSMLSQIRVELIEERQELKNPPPPFSTDTMLKSASDVYRWSLPKTMSLAQTLFELGYITYHRTDSTRVSDYGIGLAKEYISEEFGEEYFHARVWGEGGAHECIRPTKGIDPEELRALFLSGQAEGLSKEHILLYELIFRQFMASQMKPVKLRVYKLHILADGREKEIEVPVEVLEDGWNRLIPLEVYKPILGSVDVSERKRLLSQPKAYLYTHGELVQEMKRRGIGRPSTYASIVEKLIERGYVIENKGFLIPTKLGKEVYSYLQSREEVHEFLKEEFTRRLEELMDKVEEGKEDYADILNDLYRSIIELDKKLEVV, from the coding sequence ATGATAGCCAGCAGTTTTAAAAACCTTTGTCCTAACTGTGGAGGAGATATAAGTGCAGAGAGGCTTGAGCTTGGGCTTCCTTGTGAGAAGTGTATGCCAAGCTATGGAGAGCTTTGTGATAGTCTTGTAAGAGAGGGGGAGCTCAAAAGGCTTTGCCACGTGGAGGAAGAGCTAAGTTCTTGGGAAGCTCATTTTGAAAGTTTTTTGAGGTCAAAGCCTTGGAGTTTGCAGGTTAGCTGGGCAAAGAGGGTTTTTCTTGGAAACTCCTTTGGGCTTTTGGCACCTACTGGTGTTGGTAAAACTTCCTTTGGTCTTTCTATGGCAAGCTATTTTGCAAAGAAGGGTAAAGGGTCTTATGTGATACTTCCCACAAAGCTCTTGGTGGAGCAGGTGGTCCAAAGGCTTCTCAACTTTGGTCTAAAGGAGGAGGATATCCTATACTTTTCTGAGGAAAGCAAAAAACAAAAGGAACTTAGAAAGAAAAGGCTTCTGGAAGGGGACTTTAAGGTGCTTGTAAGCACTTCTATGTTTCTTTACAAAAACCATGAAACAATTCCAAAGGGTTTTGACTTTATTTTTGTGGATGATGTGGATTCCTTTCTTAAGACAGCCAAAAACATAGACAAGCTTCTTTTCCTCTTGGGCTTTGAGCAGGAGGATATTGACCTTGCCATGAAACTTATAAGGCTAAAGGGGGTTAGAAATAAAAAGGAGGAGGACTGGGAGGGTATAAAAGAGCTTTCAGAAAAGGTGAAGGAGCTTTCAAAGAAAAGAAGGGGTGTGCTTGTGGTTTCCTCTGCCACTTCCAATCCTCGCTCAAACAGGATAAAACTCTTTAGGGAACTCCTTGGTTTTGAAGTGGGAACTCCTACCTTTTACCTAAGAAACGTGGTAGACCTATATGAGGACATTGAGACAAAGCCTATAGAAGAATGGATAAGACTTCTGGGAAAGGGTGGATTGCTCTTTGTATCTTCAGATAGAAAGAAGGAGTTTGTGGATGAGCTTGTGTCATACCTGCAAGAAAGGGGTATAAGGGCGGTTTCTTACGAAAAGATGGACGAAGAGGTGTTAAGGGACTACGAGGAGGGTAAGATAGACCTTTTGGTGGGTATAGCGTCATACAGAAATCCTCTTGCGAGGGGTATAGACTTGCCTCACGTGATAAGGTATGCACTCTTTTATGGCGTTCCAAAGATAGTGATATCTCTAAAGTTTGAGAAAAACCTCTCTCATATCCTTTGGGCTCTTATGTCCTTACGGGGGCTTATAGCCAAAAGAATGCCTAACAGACTTAAGGAAGTGGACAAGTGGCTTGAAAGCCTAAGGAGGTATCAGTATCTTAGTGAAGACTTTCTAAAGGATAAGCCTGAGCTTGTGGAGAAGATAGACAAACTTAGAGAGGATGTGAGTGGCTTTCTTTTGGAAGAAGAGGTGCTTGAGCTAATCCAAGCCTCGGAGGAGATAACCCTAAGGAAGACAGAAGAAGGCTACCAGATAATAGTTTCTGACGCCACGGGCTATCTGCAGGCAAGTGGAAGGACTTCCCGTATGTTTGCAGGTGGCATAAGCAAGGGCATAAGCCTTGTGCTCGTGGATGACAAGAGGGCTTTTAGGCATCTTATAAGGAAGGTAAAATGGTTCAACGAGGAGATAGAGTTTAAGGCTTTTAGAGAAGAGGAGGTCAAAGGTCTTATAAAAGAGGTGGACACAGACAGAGAGAAGATAAGAAAGTTTCTTGCGGGTGAGGAAAAGCCAGAGAGTAAGGAGCTTTTAAAACCTGTGCTTATAGTGGTGGAGTCTCCCAATAAGGCAAAGACTATTGCTAACTTCTTTGGTAAAGCAGTAAAAAGGCGTGTGGGAGACCACGAGCTTATGGAGACCTCTGCAGAGGATAGATACATAATGATAACCGCAAGCCTTGGGCATGTGCTTGACCTAAACAAGGAAGAAGGTTTTCATGGCGTTTATATGGATGGGAAGCCTGTGCCTGTGTATGAAGCTATTGAAGGTAAAGAGAGGATAATTGAAAGCCTAAGGCGTATGGCAATGGAGGCTCAAGAGGTTCTAATAGCCACAGACCCAGACACAGAGGGTGAGAAGATAGGATGGGATATCGCATTATTGCTAAGGGCGTATAATTCTAACATAAGGAGGATGGAGTTTCACGAAGTTACGAAAAAGGCTATTAGGAAAGCCATAAGGGAAAGTAGGGATTTTGACCTTAACCTCGTAAAGGCACAAATACTTAGAAGGGTGGCGGACAGATGGGTAGGCTTTGAGTTTTCTAAGCTCCTGCAAAAAGCCTTTGGAAAGCAATGGCTTTCAGCTGGAAGGGTTCAAACTCCAGTCCTTGGCTGGATAATACAGAGAGAGAGGGAATATAGGCAGAAGGTTTACAAGATCGTGGTTCCATTGGACGATGGAGGAAGGCTAAGAGTGGATTGGAGTTTTGAAAGCAAGGAAGAGGCACATACCTTTTATTCCATGCTTTCGCAGATAAGGGTTGAGTTAATAGAAGAAAGACAAGAACTCAAAAATCCACCACCACCTTTTAGCACAGACACCATGCTCAAGTCTGCCAGCGATGTCTACAGGTGGTCTCTGCCAAAGACTATGAGCCTTGCTCAAACCCTTTTTGAGCTGGGATACATAACCTACCACAGGACGGACTCCACAAGGGTGTCTGACTACGGTATAGGCTTGGCTAAGGAGTATATAAGTGAAGAATTTGGAGAGGAATACTTCCATGCAAGGGTATGGGGAGAGGGTGGGGCTCATGAATGTATAAGACCCACAAAGGGCATAGACCCAGAGGAGTTAAGAGCTCTATTTCTAAGCGGTCAAGCGGAAGGTCTATCCAAAGAACACATACTGCTTTATGAGCTTATCTTTAGGCAGTTTATGGCAAGCCAGATGAAACCAGTAAAGTTAAGAGTTTATAAGCTCCACATCCTTGCAGATGGAAGGGAAAAGGAAATTGAAGTGCCTGTTGAAGTGCTTGAAGATGGCTGGAACAGGTTAATACCCTTAGAGGTTTACAAACCCATATTAGGCTCTGTGGATGTCTCTGAAAGGAAAAGGCTCCTTTCACAGCCAAAGGCTTATCTATACACTCATGGAGAGCTGGTGCAGGAGATGAAAAGAAGGGGCATAGGCAGACCTTCCACTTACGCAAGCATAGTGGAAAAACTCATAGAGAGGGGCTATGTGATAGAAAACAAGGGCTTTCTCATTCCTACAAAACTCGGAAAGGAGGTATACAGCTACCTGCAGAGCAGGGAGGAGGTGCACGAGTTTCTTAAGGAAGAGTTTACCAGAAGGCTTGAAGAGCTTATGGACAAGGTGGAGGAGGGTAAAGAGGACTATGCGGACATACTTAATGACCTTTACAGGAGTATAATAGAATTGGACAAAAAGCTGGAGGTAGTTTGA
- a CDS encoding AAA domain-containing protein, with translation MSKLANFEDVIAYVKYIKDISHELSISSDVEKVLITNKSRGRKRVYGVLKSISIGEIKDNAYILMDDSLRQLVNIATRVYRYGLFLGIGCLYGKVDNRVIGAPLLLMELEIDENENKLNLTDSIFVNYKLISTLIGYYDDFDVEEVVQSVLRDETLSKLVDSLEELLEKGLKDYKFSELAERCFEIINSSLNLESRFKTKRETITELLERKQVEKLNSQIILDVNALYILALDVPHEVSVFNSIKLLEEELKEKGRVQNELINTLMHGLFHRKVESIYPDEEQWRDLESYIEKYLPLTLSHKQKEALLKALTSKISYIQGPPGTGKSYTITAIAMLGILKGLKVLIVSSKEPAVKVVAEKLEPFLRNEMGFLPFIHVADGVRNRLREEIGRLLGLPRNDLNSKQKQTLKVLEDLEREIDRVYMQIKELEERVEYLINLNVEYIKLSRDLENLRRYFENNYYAIREDGVDIKRENIRVLKAIKSYLKNLTKDDYILPLSQAIFYYSALSLLHKFGKPILSKDFYRYYIRTPEFLDLAIEVYERYAKILEHYANLNRFDINRTKKNLKELKHRLEELDKEYIKAKNNIRLFESLLKEDISQELKKFNRLLYYTNKDKIAELRKNIRFEKLLEVYPVWICETRKINELLPMVPEVFDLVVIDEASQVNLPEILPVIYRCKKLCVVGDHKQLSLISTGLPLNLSLRFDEITWNRYRPGGMSYSEGRNRNLTVTKSSILDLITSEEKYITVPQTTLNEHFRSLPALAEFVSRTFYEDKLVIMTKTPDKINLLPNNLYPVRVSGKRDKVGRYVPEEAEEVVSIIESLRKIKAYGYVDLSHIFREKEKFSIGVISPIRNQIEFIRNIMDARGLDFDNVFLGTPEEAQGHEFDVAIITLSAGESAAKQHYENPNRFNVMVSRAKYFTFFVYSDIPMNFSLTRRYLSHFGYNLDNISVGQKDYHIQSSIRDLWKFDEKRFESEFERMVYYQLKAYADRRNGVKIYNQVESCGRRLDFVLYNENNHKFVAVEVDGIYHFREDNPREYNGQHIERMEQLMRAGWNIINTQYYKWFDKYGRLLPQELVKNEVERIYRLLDEHLGFKNDSQQF, from the coding sequence ATGAGTAAATTGGCTAACTTTGAGGATGTAATAGCCTACGTCAAGTATATAAAGGACATTAGTCATGAATTAAGTATTTCAAGCGATGTAGAAAAAGTTCTGATAACAAACAAGAGTAGAGGTAGAAAAAGAGTATATGGTGTGCTAAAGTCTATAAGTATTGGTGAAATAAAAGATAACGCTTATATATTGATGGATGATAGTTTAAGACAATTGGTTAATATAGCGACGCGCGTATATAGATACGGTTTATTTTTGGGTATAGGTTGTTTATATGGAAAAGTTGATAATAGAGTTATAGGTGCTCCTTTACTATTGATGGAGCTTGAAATTGATGAAAACGAAAACAAGCTAAATCTAACTGATAGTATTTTTGTAAACTACAAGCTAATATCAACTTTAATAGGTTATTATGACGATTTTGACGTAGAAGAAGTAGTTCAAAGTGTTTTAAGAGATGAGACTTTATCTAAATTGGTAGATAGTTTGGAAGAGCTTCTTGAAAAGGGTTTAAAAGATTATAAATTTTCTGAGTTGGCAGAACGTTGTTTTGAGATAATTAATTCCTCTTTAAATCTTGAGAGTAGGTTTAAGACAAAGAGAGAAACTATCACAGAGCTTTTGGAACGAAAACAAGTAGAAAAACTAAACTCCCAGATCATTTTAGATGTAAATGCTTTATATATCTTAGCTTTGGATGTGCCTCACGAGGTATCGGTTTTTAACTCTATAAAGCTTTTAGAAGAGGAGTTAAAAGAAAAAGGTAGAGTGCAAAACGAACTTATAAATACTTTGATGCATGGGCTTTTCCACAGAAAAGTTGAATCAATATATCCTGACGAAGAGCAATGGAGAGATTTAGAAAGCTACATTGAGAAATATCTGCCCTTGACTTTATCGCACAAGCAGAAGGAAGCCCTTTTAAAAGCCCTAACCAGTAAAATATCTTACATTCAAGGACCACCAGGAACCGGGAAATCCTACACTATAACTGCTATAGCTATGCTTGGGATATTAAAGGGTCTAAAGGTTTTAATAGTTTCCAGTAAGGAGCCAGCAGTTAAAGTTGTTGCGGAAAAACTTGAGCCTTTTCTTAGAAATGAAATGGGTTTTTTGCCTTTCATTCATGTAGCTGATGGAGTAAGAAATAGGCTAAGAGAAGAGATTGGAAGGTTATTAGGTTTACCAAGAAACGATTTAAATAGCAAGCAAAAACAAACCTTGAAAGTTTTAGAAGATTTAGAAAGAGAAATTGACCGAGTTTACATGCAAATAAAGGAACTTGAAGAAAGAGTTGAATATCTTATTAATCTAAATGTAGAATACATTAAACTGAGCCGAGATTTAGAAAATCTACGTAGGTATTTTGAAAACAATTATTATGCTATACGAGAGGATGGTGTTGATATAAAAAGAGAGAATATAAGAGTGTTAAAAGCTATAAAGTCTTATCTTAAAAATCTAACTAAGGATGACTATATTTTGCCATTAAGTCAAGCTATATTTTATTACTCTGCTTTGAGTTTGCTACATAAGTTTGGCAAGCCCATTTTATCTAAAGATTTCTACAGATATTATATCAGAACTCCAGAATTTCTTGATTTGGCTATTGAGGTATACGAAAGATATGCAAAAATACTGGAACATTACGCTAATTTGAATAGGTTTGATATAAATAGAACCAAAAAGAACTTGAAGGAACTTAAGCATAGATTAGAAGAGTTAGATAAAGAATATATAAAGGCTAAAAATAACATACGCTTATTTGAATCATTGCTTAAGGAAGATATAAGCCAAGAGTTAAAAAAGTTTAATAGACTTCTTTATTATACTAACAAAGATAAAATAGCGGAGTTAAGAAAGAATATAAGGTTTGAAAAACTGTTAGAAGTATATCCCGTATGGATATGTGAGACAAGGAAAATAAACGAACTACTTCCTATGGTGCCTGAGGTTTTTGACCTTGTGGTTATAGATGAGGCTTCCCAAGTAAACTTGCCAGAAATACTGCCTGTAATATACAGGTGTAAAAAGCTGTGTGTAGTTGGTGATCATAAACAGTTGAGCCTTATATCTACTGGATTACCTTTGAACCTTAGTTTGAGGTTTGATGAGATTACTTGGAATAGGTATAGACCAGGGGGTATGTCTTACAGCGAAGGAAGGAATAGAAATTTAACCGTGACTAAATCCTCCATACTTGACCTCATAACCTCTGAAGAGAAATACATAACTGTGCCACAGACTACGCTTAACGAACACTTTCGTTCTCTACCTGCCTTAGCGGAGTTTGTAAGTAGAACCTTTTATGAGGACAAGCTTGTAATAATGACAAAAACTCCTGACAAGATAAACTTGCTACCAAACAATTTGTATCCAGTAAGAGTGTCTGGAAAAAGAGATAAGGTAGGAAGATACGTGCCTGAGGAAGCAGAGGAAGTGGTTTCTATAATAGAAAGTCTGAGAAAAATTAAAGCATACGGATATGTGGATTTGTCTCATATTTTTAGAGAAAAAGAAAAGTTTTCCATAGGTGTTATATCTCCCATTAGGAATCAGATAGAATTTATAAGGAATATTATGGATGCAAGAGGGTTGGACTTCGATAATGTGTTTTTGGGAACTCCGGAGGAGGCACAAGGTCATGAATTTGATGTTGCTATTATAACTCTTAGTGCTGGAGAATCTGCGGCAAAACAACATTACGAAAATCCTAATAGGTTTAATGTTATGGTAAGTAGGGCAAAATACTTTACTTTTTTTGTGTATAGCGATATCCCTATGAATTTTTCTCTAACGCGTAGGTATCTTAGTCATTTCGGCTATAACCTTGATAATATCTCTGTAGGACAAAAGGATTATCATATTCAGTCCAGTATAAGAGACTTATGGAAGTTTGATGAAAAGCGATTTGAATCTGAGTTTGAAAGGATGGTTTATTACCAACTTAAAGCTTACGCAGATAGGAGAAACGGGGTCAAGATATACAATCAAGTAGAATCCTGTGGAAGAAGACTGGATTTTGTTCTTTATAATGAAAATAACCATAAGTTTGTTGCAGTTGAAGTGGACGGTATATACCACTTTAGGGAAGATAATCCGAGGGAATATAACGGACAACACATAGAAAGAATGGAACAGTTAATGAGAGCAGGATGGAATATAATAAACACTCAATATTACAAGTGGTTTGACAAATATGGAAGACTATTACCTCAAGAGTTAGTCAAGAATGAGGTAGAAAGGATTTATAGGTTGTTGGACGAACATTTAGGGTTTAAAAATGATAGCCAGCAGTTTTAA